The following are encoded together in the Thermosipho japonicus genome:
- the fliE gene encoding flagellar hook-basal body complex protein FliE, producing MIDRINGIGNYGNLKPSNVKKQNTDFTKILNDALKSVNEQQKKAEQMADDFATGKISNIHEVIVEAEKASISLRLTVEVRNKIVDAYKEIMRMQF from the coding sequence ATGATAGATAGAATAAATGGTATAGGAAATTATGGAAATTTAAAACCTTCAAACGTAAAAAAACAAAATACGGATTTTACGAAAATACTTAATGATGCTCTAAAGAGCGTAAATGAACAGCAAAAAAAAGCGGAGCAGATGGCAGATGATTTTGCAACTGGAAAAATTAGCAATATCCACGAAGTTATTGTAGAAGCAGAAAAAGCATCAATTTCATTGAGACTTACAGTCGAGGTTAGAAATAAGATTGTTGATGCGTATAAGGAAATCATGAGGATGCAATTTTAA
- a CDS encoding YbjQ family protein produces the protein MIITTTENIPDYEIVEILGIVMGNIVQSKHLGKDIAAAFKTLAGGEIKAYTEMMTEARNKAIERMIDEAEKIGADAVVNVRFSSSSVMSGAAEMLAYGTAVKIKKSNK, from the coding sequence ATGATAATAACTACAACAGAGAATATTCCAGATTATGAAATTGTTGAAATATTAGGAATTGTAATGGGAAATATAGTTCAATCAAAACACTTAGGAAAAGACATCGCTGCCGCATTTAAAACCCTTGCCGGTGGAGAAATTAAAGCATATACAGAAATGATGACAGAAGCAAGAAACAAAGCAATAGAAAGAATGATAGACGAAGCAGAAAAAATAGGAGCAGATGCTGTAGTAAATGTAAGATTTTCAAGTTCTTCAGTAATGAGTGGTGCCGCAGAAATGCTTGCTTACGGAACAGCTGTAAAGATTAAAAAGTCAAATAAATAA
- a CDS encoding Hsp20/alpha crystallin family protein produces MLARRNYFDPFVELQKEIDRLFEDFVRPSRFDTTHFPKVDVYETDKEVVIEAELPGLKKDDVKITIEDNVLTIKGERKFNREDKGKNYKIIERAEGYFERSFGLPEYVDVEKIKAKFNDGVLTIELPKKETKDKKVIDIHVE; encoded by the coding sequence ATGTTAGCAAGAAGAAATTATTTTGACCCATTTGTAGAACTTCAAAAAGAAATTGACAGATTATTTGAAGACTTTGTAAGACCATCAAGATTTGATACCACTCACTTCCCAAAAGTAGATGTTTACGAAACAGATAAAGAAGTTGTCATTGAAGCTGAACTTCCAGGCCTAAAAAAAGATGACGTTAAAATAACAATTGAAGATAACGTTCTTACAATCAAAGGCGAAAGAAAATTCAATCGCGAAGACAAAGGAAAGAACTATAAAATAATCGAAAGGGCAGAAGGATACTTCGAAAGGTCATTTGGACTTCCAGAATATGTTGATGTAGAAAAAATCAAAGCAAAATTCAACGATGGAGTTTTGACAATTGAACTTCCAAAGAAAGAAACAAAAGACAAAAAAGTTATTGATATACATGTTGAATAA
- the dnaK gene encoding molecular chaperone DnaK, producing MANKKEYVVGIDLGTTNSVIAWMKPDSSVEVIPNAEGARTTPSIVAFSKTGEILVGEPAKRQLILNSERTIKSIKRKMGTDYKVKIDDKDYTPQEISAFILKKLKRDAEEYLGGEVKKAVITCPAYFNDAQRQATKEAGIIAGFEVLRIINEPTAAALAYGLDKKGKEEKVLVYDLGGGTFDVSILEIGDGVIQVVATSGNNHLGGDDFDQRIIDWLAEEFKKQHGVDLREDKQALQRLRDAAEKAKIELSSKLETDISLPYITATAEGPLHLEMRLTRSMFESLTRDLVEMTRKPVEQALSDAKLKPEDIDEIILVGGMTRVPMVQKFIKEIFGKDPNRGVNPDEAVAVGAAIQAAILAGEEGAQGKDIVLVDVTPLTLGIEVKGGLFEPIIPRNSTIPIKKSKVFTTAEDGQTEVEVRVYQGERPIAADNILLGSFRLVGIPPAPRGVPQIEVTFDIDSDGIVHVSAKDLGTGKEQSMVVSGRHQLSEDDINKIIEDAKKFEEQDKRRKEEVELKNKADDLAYYIEKSLKEYGDKIPADEKDKLENLVKDLRDAINKNDIPRIKMLFDELDREKTKIGEYIYKQNQQGGNQQAENQ from the coding sequence ATGGCAAATAAAAAAGAATATGTCGTAGGTATAGACCTGGGTACAACAAATAGTGTTATTGCTTGGATGAAACCAGACTCTTCAGTTGAAGTTATACCAAATGCTGAAGGTGCAAGAACAACTCCGTCAATAGTTGCATTCAGTAAAACCGGTGAAATTCTTGTAGGTGAACCCGCAAAAAGGCAGCTTATATTAAATTCTGAAAGAACTATTAAATCAATAAAAAGAAAAATGGGAACCGATTATAAAGTAAAAATCGATGACAAAGATTACACCCCACAAGAAATCAGTGCATTTATACTAAAGAAGCTAAAAAGAGACGCAGAAGAATACTTGGGCGGAGAAGTTAAAAAAGCTGTCATCACCTGTCCTGCATACTTCAATGATGCTCAAAGACAGGCAACGAAAGAGGCTGGTATAATCGCTGGTTTTGAAGTCTTAAGAATTATAAACGAACCAACTGCAGCAGCTCTTGCATATGGTCTTGATAAAAAAGGAAAAGAAGAAAAGGTTCTCGTATACGACTTAGGTGGAGGTACATTTGACGTTTCAATACTTGAAATTGGCGATGGAGTAATTCAAGTAGTTGCAACTTCCGGTAATAACCATCTTGGTGGTGACGATTTTGACCAAAGAATAATCGATTGGCTCGCAGAAGAATTTAAAAAACAACACGGTGTCGATTTAAGAGAGGACAAGCAAGCTCTTCAAAGATTGAGAGATGCTGCTGAAAAAGCAAAGATTGAACTTTCAAGCAAACTTGAAACTGATATAAGTTTGCCATACATAACAGCTACAGCAGAAGGCCCACTACATCTTGAAATGAGACTAACACGTTCAATGTTTGAATCCTTAACAAGAGACCTTGTTGAAATGACAAGAAAGCCTGTTGAACAAGCGCTTTCAGATGCTAAATTAAAACCAGAAGATATCGATGAAATAATCCTTGTAGGTGGTATGACAAGAGTTCCAATGGTTCAAAAATTCATCAAAGAAATATTTGGTAAAGATCCTAACAGAGGAGTTAATCCAGACGAAGCAGTAGCAGTTGGTGCAGCAATTCAAGCAGCTATTCTTGCAGGAGAAGAAGGAGCACAAGGAAAAGATATCGTATTAGTTGATGTCACACCATTAACACTTGGTATAGAAGTAAAAGGTGGTTTGTTTGAACCAATTATCCCAAGAAATTCAACTATACCAATTAAAAAGAGTAAAGTCTTTACAACAGCAGAAGACGGTCAAACAGAAGTAGAAGTAAGAGTATACCAAGGCGAAAGACCGATTGCGGCAGATAACATTTTACTTGGAAGCTTTAGACTTGTTGGAATTCCACCTGCACCAAGGGGTGTCCCACAAATCGAAGTCACATTCGATATTGATAGCGATGGAATTGTTCACGTCTCGGCAAAAGACCTTGGCACAGGAAAAGAGCAATCGATGGTTGTATCCGGTAGACATCAATTAAGCGAAGATGATATCAACAAGATCATTGAAGATGCTAAGAAATTTGAAGAACAAGATAAGAGAAGAAAAGAAGAAGTAGAACTTAAAAACAAAGCAGATGACCTTGCATACTACATAGAAAAATCACTAAAAGAATATGGTGACAAAATCCCAGCAGATGAAAAAGACAAACTCGAAAACCTTGTTAAAGACTTAAGGGATGCAATAAATAAAAACGATATACCAAGAATAAAGATGTTGTTTGATGAACTTGACAGAGAAAAAACAAAAATTGGAGAGTATATTTACAAACAAAATCAACAAGGTGGAAATCAACAGGCTGAAAATCAATAA
- the flgB gene encoding flagellar basal body rod protein FlgB: MFNSNFSTLKAAMDVALKRQEIHSQNIANAETPNYKRKYIVFEELLNESKMKLSLKTTSRKHIEKTSKVVSPIIKTQKNTSLTNDGNNVDIDIEMVEMVKNALRYQTLSRLMSANIDRYNTVIRNIR; encoded by the coding sequence ATGTTCAATTCAAATTTTTCAACTTTGAAAGCGGCAATGGATGTTGCACTTAAAAGGCAGGAAATACATTCACAGAATATCGCTAATGCTGAAACCCCAAATTACAAAAGAAAATATATTGTTTTTGAAGAATTGTTAAATGAATCAAAAATGAAGTTGAGTTTAAAAACAACTTCACGGAAACATATAGAAAAAACTTCAAAAGTTGTGAGCCCTATTATTAAGACTCAAAAAAACACTTCATTAACTAACGATGGTAATAACGTAGATATTGATATTGAAATGGTAGAAATGGTAAAGAATGCGCTTAGATATCAGACTTTGTCCAGGCTTATGAGTGCTAATATTGATAGATACAACACAGTTATAAGGAATATTAGGTAA
- the estD gene encoding esterase EstD: MKKFIFVLLVVSITIFPIEYQLVAQSYFEGLISKNFEKCYELSSDILKKHLPVAKLKEIWEGIEQTYGPFSNIIKITPIEKSPYMIYIYTAKFQKRSLNISITVNNQGKIDGLFFNLAQSIEYKAPDYVSNDNFTEKDIKIGDLPGKLTIPKNSSDVAVILIHGSGPNDMDETIGPNKIFKDIAYGLSSNNIAVLRYDKRTFHPELLKEPDNITVREEVIDDVENAVKLLKKEGYKKIYLLGHSLGAYLAPYIAYKNQDIYGLILLAPPARNIEEITLDQLEFLEKLYSGKNKEEINKAKEGLKKIINNKASKNEIILGAPASYWYDLRNYNPLKYIKQLKIPVLMLFGENDYQVPTKELEIFKKELSEKKNIKIKMYSNLTHIFTPGEKSPYSYYIENHVSREVIKDIVSFIEGRN; this comes from the coding sequence ATGAAAAAATTTATTTTTGTATTACTTGTTGTTTCAATAACTATTTTTCCTATAGAATACCAATTAGTAGCCCAATCATATTTTGAAGGTTTAATTTCCAAAAATTTTGAAAAATGCTATGAGCTTTCCTCAGACATCTTGAAAAAACATCTTCCAGTCGCTAAATTAAAAGAAATATGGGAAGGTATTGAACAAACCTATGGCCCATTTTCAAACATTATTAAAATCACTCCAATTGAAAAAAGTCCATATATGATTTATATATACACAGCAAAATTTCAAAAAAGATCACTAAATATCTCAATAACTGTAAATAACCAAGGAAAAATAGACGGCTTATTTTTTAACCTTGCACAAAGCATTGAATACAAAGCACCAGACTATGTAAGTAATGATAACTTTACTGAAAAAGATATTAAAATAGGAGATCTACCTGGAAAACTAACAATTCCAAAAAACTCATCTGATGTTGCTGTAATTTTAATACATGGATCAGGTCCAAATGATATGGATGAAACAATTGGCCCAAATAAAATTTTTAAAGATATTGCTTATGGACTTTCAAGCAATAATATAGCTGTATTAAGATACGATAAAAGGACTTTTCATCCAGAGCTTCTAAAAGAGCCAGACAATATAACTGTAAGAGAGGAAGTAATAGATGATGTAGAGAATGCTGTTAAACTTTTAAAAAAAGAAGGATATAAAAAAATATATCTTTTAGGTCACAGCCTTGGAGCATACCTTGCTCCATACATAGCCTATAAAAATCAAGATATATATGGGTTAATTCTTCTTGCACCTCCTGCAAGAAATATAGAAGAAATAACACTAGATCAATTAGAATTTCTTGAAAAACTTTACTCTGGAAAAAATAAAGAAGAAATAAACAAAGCAAAAGAAGGGCTTAAAAAAATAATAAACAACAAAGCAAGCAAAAATGAAATAATCCTTGGTGCACCAGCAAGTTATTGGTATGATCTTAGAAATTACAATCCTTTAAAATATATAAAACAATTAAAAATTCCAGTACTAATGCTTTTTGGAGAAAATGACTATCAAGTTCCTACAAAAGAATTAGAAATTTTCAAAAAAGAACTTTCAGAAAAGAAAAATATTAAAATTAAAATGTATTCTAATCTGACACATATTTTTACTCCAGGTGAAAAATCTCCTTATTCATATTATATTGAAAACCACGTTAGTAGAGAGGTAATCAAGGATATCGTATCATTTATAGAAGGGAGGAATTAA
- a CDS encoding HesA/MoeB/ThiF family protein, translating to MLDISRHKKLISGLNLKNIKILVAGAGGLGSTILNNLVRIGFENIIIYDPKIIDPPDLNRQILYNQEDLYENKALIALKKLKKINQNCNIKAIDKALPTYFNEKVDIAFDCMDNIEGRLVLEKICKKLQIPMIHGAVQEFSGQVTVIIPQITKSLLDIYEGFDIPKTPQVFPPTVLVTASIQVSEAIKILKGDFKNALVNKILFFNLLYNDFEILQLN from the coding sequence ATGCTTGATATTTCAAGACATAAAAAATTAATAAGTGGACTAAATCTTAAAAATATAAAAATATTAGTAGCAGGCGCTGGTGGTTTAGGATCTACCATCCTTAATAATCTTGTAAGAATAGGCTTTGAAAACATAATTATTTACGATCCTAAAATAATAGATCCTCCAGATCTAAACAGACAAATTCTTTATAACCAAGAAGATCTATATGAAAACAAAGCACTTATAGCATTGAAAAAGCTTAAAAAAATAAACCAAAATTGCAATATTAAAGCAATAGATAAAGCTCTTCCCACCTACTTTAACGAAAAGGTTGATATTGCTTTTGATTGTATGGACAATATTGAGGGGCGATTAGTTCTAGAAAAAATCTGCAAAAAGCTACAAATACCAATGATACACGGAGCTGTACAAGAATTTTCTGGGCAGGTTACGGTAATAATACCTCAAATCACAAAATCTCTTTTAGACATATACGAAGGATTTGACATTCCAAAAACTCCACAGGTATTTCCTCCAACAGTTCTTGTGACTGCATCAATTCAAGTTTCTGAAGCTATTAAAATTCTTAAAGGTGATTTTAAAAATGCATTGGTTAATAAAATTCTCTTTTTTAATCTGTTATATAACGACTTTGAAATTCTACAACTAAATTAA
- a CDS encoding metallophosphoesterase family protein has translation MIAVFSDIHGCFYEFQLLLDYIKKKFGKFNIRYIFLGDYIDRGPGSKEVVDKVIEIEPKVCLLGNHEDMMIRYIKTGRSSWLSENNGGLYTLKSFSSIEKIKEYFFFFESLKFLHVETLYGKVRFLFSHANLPSNYPLDKAIRWKGDYSSFLKENEITLSESNIWYRIVEPIEGYVLVHGHTPTYDNKISFLKINGKIVDINIDTGCVYGGHLTTLFIPENEQELKETSYNLIAINEKFDKDKISIFELGGDL, from the coding sequence ATGATAGCAGTTTTTAGTGATATACACGGGTGTTTCTATGAATTTCAGTTGTTATTGGATTATATTAAGAAGAAGTTCGGGAAATTTAATATAAGGTATATATTTTTGGGAGACTATATTGATAGAGGTCCTGGTTCAAAAGAGGTTGTTGATAAAGTTATTGAAATTGAACCTAAAGTTTGTTTGCTGGGAAATCATGAGGATATGATGATTAGATATATAAAGACAGGTAGGTCTAGTTGGTTGTCTGAAAATAATGGGGGACTTTATACTTTAAAATCATTTTCAAGTATAGAAAAGATTAAAGAGTACTTTTTCTTTTTTGAGAGTCTCAAATTTTTACATGTTGAAACTTTATATGGAAAGGTTAGATTCTTATTTTCCCATGCAAATTTGCCTTCAAATTATCCTTTAGATAAGGCAATTAGATGGAAAGGTGACTACAGTTCATTTTTAAAGGAAAATGAAATTACACTTTCTGAAAGCAATATTTGGTATAGAATAGTTGAACCAATTGAAGGTTATGTGCTTGTTCATGGTCATACTCCAACATATGATAACAAAATCTCTTTTTTAAAGATAAATGGTAAAATAGTGGATATAAATATAGATACTGGTTGTGTTTATGGTGGGCATTTAACTACTTTGTTTATTCCTGAAAACGAGCAGGAATTAAAAGAAACAAGTTATAATTTAATTGCCATTAATGAAAAATTTGATAAGGATAAAATATCAATTTTTGAGCTGGGAGGAGATTTATGA
- a CDS encoding MoaD/ThiS family protein, with protein sequence MLVKFVGSIKYLLGKSNIEVCFKDENDLLEQISKKLNKEILIKIDKENKKTFLIINDEQKIKLSVVILNNGENILRKNKIEDGELAIILPVGGG encoded by the coding sequence ATGTTGGTAAAATTTGTCGGAAGCATAAAATATTTACTGGGTAAAAGTAACATAGAAGTTTGCTTTAAAGACGAAAATGATTTATTAGAGCAAATAAGTAAAAAGCTCAATAAAGAAATTCTAATAAAAATAGACAAGGAAAATAAGAAAACTTTTTTGATAATAAACGACGAACAAAAGATAAAGCTATCTGTTGTTATACTGAACAATGGTGAAAATATATTGAGAAAAAACAAAATAGAAGATGGTGAATTAGCAATTATATTACCGGTAGGTGGTGGATAA
- a CDS encoding DMT family transporter produces MKIVAIVNLLLVTLIWGLTFPIQKMVLVDISPFAYNAIRFWIATLLSFFVFGKGNKYGLILGVVLGVSYAAQTWGLTLTTSSKSGFITAFYIVLIPIFSYFIEKEKPTKVQIFSFLIAMIGEYLLSGGINSINFGDVLTFFCAILYALHVVLVTEFSKKSPEKDLLTSQFLMVAVLNSLFGLNQSWKIDVKIFSVALFTAIFATIYALIAQAKYQKVVGSNTSALIFVGEPVFATIFSIILLSERLDMLQIFGVVLTMFALMLSIIPEKYFRNFYRHVEK; encoded by the coding sequence ATGAAGATAGTTGCTATCGTAAATTTGTTGTTAGTTACATTAATTTGGGGATTAACTTTTCCCATCCAAAAGATGGTTTTAGTCGATATTTCTCCTTTTGCTTACAACGCTATAAGATTTTGGATTGCAACACTCCTTTCATTTTTTGTTTTTGGAAAAGGTAATAAATATGGTTTAATATTAGGTGTAGTACTTGGAGTATCATACGCTGCCCAAACGTGGGGGCTTACACTAACAACATCTTCTAAAAGTGGTTTTATTACTGCTTTTTATATAGTATTAATTCCTATTTTTTCCTATTTTATTGAAAAAGAAAAACCAACTAAGGTACAAATATTTTCATTTTTAATTGCTATGATAGGTGAGTATCTCCTTTCTGGAGGAATCAATAGTATAAATTTTGGTGATGTTTTAACGTTTTTTTGTGCAATTCTTTACGCGTTACATGTTGTTTTGGTTACAGAATTTTCTAAAAAAAGCCCCGAAAAAGATTTACTTACTTCTCAGTTTTTAATGGTTGCGGTGTTAAATTCACTCTTTGGTTTGAATCAATCATGGAAAATAGATGTAAAAATATTTAGTGTAGCTTTATTTACAGCGATTTTTGCTACGATTTATGCGTTAATAGCACAGGCAAAGTACCAAAAAGTGGTTGGAAGTAATACTTCTGCACTTATTTTTGTGGGTGAGCCTGTATTTGCAACAATTTTTTCAATTATTTTGCTTTCTGAAAGGCTTGATATGTTACAGATTTTTGGTGTAGTTTTAACTATGTTTGCTTTGATGTTATCAATAATTCCTGAAAAATATTTTAGGAATTTTTATAGACACGTAGAAAAATAA
- the flgC gene encoding flagellar basal body rod protein FlgC, with product MNEFNIMTISATGMSAQRLRIDVISNNLANSETTRTENGEPYRRKVPVFQELLRNINGRLENGGVVVKKIYEDKSPFRIVYDPTHPDADENGYVKLPNVNVVREMVDMINAQRAYEANVTAFNTTKAMINSALQIGR from the coding sequence ATGAATGAATTTAATATAATGACGATTTCTGCGACGGGAATGTCAGCTCAAAGACTCAGAATAGATGTTATTTCAAATAATTTAGCAAATTCAGAAACAACAAGAACTGAAAATGGTGAGCCATATAGGAGAAAGGTACCAGTGTTCCAGGAACTTTTGAGAAATATCAACGGTAGATTGGAAAATGGTGGAGTAGTTGTGAAAAAAATTTACGAGGATAAATCTCCATTTAGGATAGTATATGATCCAACACATCCAGATGCTGATGAAAATGGTTATGTTAAACTTCCAAATGTAAATGTTGTAAGGGAAATGGTGGATATGATTAATGCTCAAAGAGCATATGAGGCAAATGTTACTGCATTTAACACCACAAAAGCTATGATAAATAGTGCTCTCCAAATTGGGAGGTGA
- a CDS encoding HD domain-containing protein: MGYGKLIFMLGNLFTIQRWNNKPAIVKFSEADNAYTTLLISFALRDYYKLDIEPSLKWRLNRILPKLVLSDVSLELKERIERLSPDVWEKVREKAFVELYNIVDKSSITNITSEKFDPIDKFSDILTSLFEAKVNGKVFDFNKPIKELEEKLQPYLKDFSEVSDIPKLIFSIALNMISMTRWNRMYRNIKSTVAGHSFVVTTIAYIISVQLGLSKDEKEKIIKKALLHDLPEAFTGDVITPTKKKTPELDSLVSLVEKQMFNEWVKENKSLSHLEKYEDFAADPFSGDTGKIVRTADLFAALLECALEIFSGNKEKLFQSVFFDLKKTLKKFKEIDLGQWIDEIEEIVF, translated from the coding sequence TTGGGATACGGAAAACTCATCTTTATGCTTGGTAATTTATTTACAATTCAAAGGTGGAACAACAAACCAGCAATTGTAAAATTTTCCGAAGCTGATAATGCCTACACTACGTTGCTAATATCATTTGCATTAAGAGATTACTATAAATTAGATATTGAGCCTTCTTTAAAATGGCGATTAAACAGGATACTTCCCAAGCTCGTACTCTCAGATGTTTCCCTTGAGTTAAAAGAAAGAATAGAAAGATTATCACCGGATGTCTGGGAAAAAGTAAGAGAAAAAGCTTTCGTAGAACTATATAATATAGTTGACAAAAGTTCTATAACAAATATAACTTCAGAAAAGTTTGATCCAATCGACAAATTTTCCGACATCTTAACAAGTCTTTTTGAAGCAAAGGTCAACGGAAAAGTTTTCGATTTTAACAAGCCAATAAAGGAACTCGAAGAAAAACTCCAACCGTATTTAAAGGATTTCTCTGAAGTTTCCGATATACCTAAATTAATATTTTCAATAGCTTTAAACATGATTTCAATGACAAGATGGAATAGAATGTACAGAAACATAAAATCTACAGTTGCAGGTCATTCTTTTGTGGTTACAACAATTGCTTATATTATCTCTGTACAACTTGGCCTTAGTAAAGATGAAAAAGAAAAGATAATAAAAAAGGCACTTCTTCATGACCTTCCTGAAGCTTTTACAGGAGATGTAATAACTCCTACAAAAAAGAAAACCCCAGAACTTGATTCTCTTGTATCATTAGTTGAAAAACAAATGTTTAATGAATGGGTTAAAGAAAATAAATCACTTAGTCACTTAGAAAAATATGAAGATTTTGCAGCTGATCCATTTTCAGGGGATACTGGGAAAATAGTAAGGACAGCCGATCTTTTTGCTGCATTGCTTGAATGTGCTCTTGAAATTTTTTCTGGAAATAAGGAAAAGTTATTCCAAAGTGTATTTTTTGACTTAAAAAAGACTCTGAAAAAATTTAAAGAAATTGATCTCGGTCAATGGATTGACGAAATCGAAGAAATAGTTTTTTAG
- the minC gene encoding septum site-determining protein MinC — protein sequence MFNLKIFKSGIVFYIDKYEKLDTLFKEIDNKMHDIRQFFDDSEKIMIKIENFKEKIHDIPKIIEKFESYNLKVKGILTEHYDEKETPIKREEDKETTLIIIKNIRSGQKLNHTGHLIIVGNVHSGSEIIANGSIVIFGQCSGIVRAGIKIKPSYILALSMNTPLVQIGEVKHQVNNNYKNPVFIYEKGGKLFFDEFKKEEEL from the coding sequence TTGTTTAACTTAAAAATCTTTAAATCTGGAATTGTTTTTTACATTGATAAATATGAAAAATTAGACACATTATTCAAAGAGATTGACAATAAAATGCACGATATAAGACAGTTTTTTGATGATAGCGAAAAAATAATGATCAAAATTGAAAATTTTAAAGAAAAAATTCATGATATTCCCAAAATAATTGAAAAATTTGAAAGTTATAATCTAAAAGTTAAAGGAATATTGACTGAACATTATGATGAAAAAGAAACTCCAATAAAAAGAGAAGAAGATAAAGAAACGACGCTAATTATAATTAAAAATATAAGATCAGGTCAAAAACTAAATCACACAGGCCATTTAATAATTGTAGGTAACGTACATTCTGGTTCTGAAATAATTGCAAATGGTTCTATTGTAATTTTTGGCCAATGTAGTGGAATTGTACGTGCAGGTATTAAGATTAAGCCTTCATATATTCTTGCGCTTTCAATGAACACTCCTCTAGTTCAAATTGGAGAAGTAAAACATCAAGTAAACAATAATTATAAAAATCCAGTCTTTATTTATGAAAAAGGAGGAAAATTATTTTTTGATGAGTTTAAAAAGGAGGAAGAATTGTGA